From Candidatus Nanohalococcus occultus:
CTTCATCGACTATCTCAGCGAGTTCGCAGAGGACGAAACAGTTTTAGTCTCACTCGTAGGTCTGGATGTAGCCGAGGAAAAGGCCGCGGTACATCAGAAAGTTAGAAAGCAGATCAGAGGATCGCTTGGCCGGAAGCTTGATAGACCGGAAGAACTCAAGTTACGGTTCAAAAAGGCTGAGAAAGACGGAAAGAAACACCGATACGAGGTATCCGTCCAGCTAGTAACCGATGACTATGTCATCAACGTTGATGAGGAAGACTGGGATCTGCTCGATGTAGTGGATCAGGCTCTCTCCGAGCTAGATACGCTTGTCAAAAAGGAGACCGGAAGGGACTAACGCCCTTCCTGATTTTTCATTTTTTCCAGTTTCTCATTTGTCGAAATCCCATACTTCTCAGCCACTCTCTCAAACGCTACAGCCGCATAAATCATGTAAATGAATACAGCGACAAGCAGCAGGTAGAGCGGAAGACTGGCGTACTGTACTCCGGATAAAATCGAGTTATACATCATGAAGTACGAGACGTAGAGAAGTAAAAGGGAGATCGCCATCATAAACCTCTTAGAAAACTCCTGGATCGCTTGCTCTTCAATACCTTTGAAGGTAGTGTACACGATGAAAAAGCAGATCGCTCCAATCGCAAGCGTTCCTGAGGTATTTATCGCGAATACTATCTCTCCAACTGTCATAAACATGAAATTTTCAATCCTTTTTTAAATAACTTCTAAATAAGCCAGGCCAGTACCGCAATCAAAACAAGCACCGCTCCGGCCACAGGAATCAAACTATTCATCTTCTTGGCTTTAACCTGCTTGTAGTACGTCTCCGGTTTCAATCCCAGTGTCTTGAAGGTTAAAGTTCCTGCTACAAGTATTCCCAGCATGTTAGCAAATGCTATGGCTGCTGCGGATAGCGCCGCTGAGAAAGCAGTGTTTGCGACCGATAGACCGGCTGCGGCTAGTGGAGGCACAAGCGCTATCGCAACAGCTACACCGGCTACCTGATCCTGCCGACCCGTCGCAGATGTCAATGATGCTGCGGCTCCTACCAGAAACGCCAGGAAAACGTTCAAAACGGTGAACTCGGTGAAAAGCCCGAGCAAACCGCTTGGCTCGAAAAACAGTCCGGGAACTGTCGAAGCCAGTAGAACAACTCCCGCGCTTAAAAGAGAAGTTCTAATAGATTTTTTCATCAAAGAAACATCGCCGACCGTCAAAGATATTGATGCGGCTACAAGAGGTGATAAGAGCGGTGCGAACATCATCGCGCCTATAACAACTATCGTGTTGTCCATGGTGACCCCAAGCGCTGCTACCAGACCAGAGATAACTGTTAGGCCCCATTCAGCCCGGCTGAAACCTGAAAACTCCTGTGCTTGTGAGTATATCTCTTGCTGAGATAGATCGGTTGAGCCTCCTTTGGTCTCCCGACCTTTCTCGATCAAGGATTCCTGTTCAAGTATTCTTATGTAGAGATCTCCGCTTTTCAGCGATGAAATGGACTTTAGATCCTCAGTTATGCTATCTACTTTGTCCTCTTCAGTTGTCAGGGAAAACTCTTTGAACTCTCTGTCCTTTTTCTCTACCTGTTTGGAGGAAACATCGTTTGAGTAGCCTTCAAGTACTTCGGCGACTCTTTCGGTTTCTTTCTCCGGTACGGTTACCTGTAGCTGTCGCACACTGAGTGTTCCGGCTCGGAGTTTAAATCTTCAGGCCTTGATGTTCAGCTTTCCGGACTCGTAGGCACCTAGCAGCTGGGAGGCCATCCCTGACTGTTTTGTCAATGAGATCTCTCCTTTCTTCCCAACGGTTGCGGTAAACAGGAACTCGCTGCCATCGTAGACATCTACTTCCTCGCCGGCATGCTTTTTGCCGATGCTGATGATAACCGAGTTACCTCTTTCCTCGACGCCGTCGTAGCTTAACTCGTCTTTCAAGGTAGCGGTCCGTGGCTCTACGGTTATATCAAGCCCTAGCTCGTCTTCCAAGCTGTGGATGCGCTCTCCGTTCTTCCCGATAATCTTTGAGATCTCTCCTTCCTCAACGATTAACTTGATGTGGTTGTCCGAGATGAACTCGACTTCAGGATCACCGGGCAGGTCATCTAGTTTGTACTCTAGCTGTTCTTTGGCCAAGCGTTCGGCACTTGACTGTTTTTCGTGTTCGCCGATCGGGATTACAACCGTTTCCTCTCCGTACGTGTAGATCTCATAGACTGGTTTGTCATCTTCAAGCCTGGAGATAAGAACGACCGGTCGGGCAAGATCCTCTTCCTGCATTCCATCCGGTACCTTTACGGTTAACTCGAGTTTGTAGACTTCTGCGACCCCCGCGTTTTTGATGTGTACAACAGTATCGACTATCTGAGGTATCATACCTAGCTCGACACGTCCGATCAAACGCTGGACGGCATCGACCGGTGCTGCGGCATGGACCACGCCAAGCATTCCGACTCCAGCCATACGCATGTCGCTGTAGACCTCGAAGTCCGATGTCTTACGCACCTCGTCGTAGACAGTATAATCAGGTCGGACAAGCAACAGGAAGTCTCCGGTGTTTTCCATCGACTCATCTAACTCGGTGTACTGAGTGATATCCGGGCCGACATCCAGGTCCCGAGGTTTCTCCATTGTTTTCACGATCTTCCCAGCTTCTTCGTAGTGTTCGGCCAGTGCCTGTGCGAAAGTGGATTTTCCATGTCCCGGCGCTCCTGCGATAAGCACTCCCTCGGCTTTCTCGTCCAGTCGTGTTAGAAGCTTTTCCGACAAATCATAGTCTTCCAGTGATACCTTTGCGACAGGACGCACGGCAGTTATTTCCGGTTTCTCGGAGAAAGGAGGCCGTGAGATCGCGATACGGTACTTTCCGATCTGTACAACGGTCGCACCTTCTTCCTGTATTTCGACAAGTCCTTCGTCCGATATCTCAGCCTTCTCGATAGTTTCCTCTATTAGTTTATTGATTTCGTCCCGTGAAAGTGGCTTGTCTCCAATTGTCTCAAGCTGGAACTGTCCTGGAAGCCCTCTTTTGGCTTTAGGCAGGCTGTCCTGTTTGAGGTGGACGCTCATCGTCTTATCATCGAAGTAGTTTTGTAGTGAGAACTTCTCTACGTGTTCTTTTTCGAAAAACCGTACTTTGATTCCCTTGGCTTCCGCTACCTTGGCCTGAACCCGGTCTCCGGTGTAAAGCGTTCCATCGATCTCTTCTGCTACATCCCGGATCAGTGCGTCGATCCGTCCGTTTTTAGCAAGTCTGATCTCCTCGGTTGTAGGCTTACGTCCTGTGAACTCGACTTTGAATCCTTTCTCTTCACCGAGCTTACGGAGCTTTTCGATCTCCTCGATGGCTTTGTATCCGATTTCCAGGCCTTTGTTGGCCTGTGATTCTATCTCATCGACCACTAGCTCGGGTATAACTACATCTGATTTTACTTCGCCGTTTTCAGCTAGATCCGATAGTTTTCCGTCGACAAGAACGGAGGTATCGGGTATAATTTTGTCCGTCATACAGGGTTTATCGCTGCTAATCTTCAAAAGCCTGTAGTCGCTCAGACATATTGTTTTTACTCCATGTAGCTTTCGATAAGCTCTCTGTGACCTGAGATGTTAACTGAGTCCGGCTCAAGGACAGGGTGATCGCTGTGCTTTGAGATTTCCTGCTTAACTTTCTGGTAGCTGCTGGCCCGATCCTTTGCCACAGACGCCATCACTTCGTAGGATTCATCGAGGAAGTGTTTGAGAGTCTGTCCTCTGGAAGTTGTGGTCACTCCTGTCTTCGTAAACTCGAGACAGTTGTACTGGTCCAGCTCATGAGTCAGCTCTCTCATGTCCGCTCCTGTCAAGTCTTCGATTGCCTCGGGATCCGACTGTTTGAGATCCATGAACCGCAAAGCTTCAATTCTTCTGCCGTCTTCTACGTCCGAAATCACAGTATCTACTACGTCGTTTACTCTTCGGTCGTTGGCCGTTATCCAGTCGTACTTTCCGCCCTCATGTTCGAGTACTCCCGGGATTCTTTTCTCCGAGAGAGGAGTGGCTTCGTATCCATCGTCTTTTTCCTGTAGAAGTCCTAGTTCCTCGAGCTGCTCTTTGTTTTCCGCATCCTCTATGTTTTCAAGTCCTTCTGCCTCGATAATAGCTCCGAAAAACTCATCCAGCAGACGGTCTCTTTTCCGCGGGAACAGAACCTCTGTGCTTGAAGGAGTTATGTCATCGTAGCTAATATTCCTACTCTCCGTTTTTCCCAGATTGCTGACAGCATCTGCGATATGACCTTTCGATACTTCCTGACCTTCATATGTCGGGACAGGTCCTTCGCTGTCCTGGGAGTTTCTCATCGCCCTGTCCATTCTCTCCGCTGTCTTTGTGTTCATTGTTTGTGCTGCGTCTGAGTTCTCGGGACCCTGCTTTGTCATATATTTCGGAACGAATACTTACACTTATTTACTTTGCCGCAATCGTTGTCCTTGAGTAGTAAGAAACGCTTGTTCGGGTTATTCGCTCAAACCCAACAGGCAAGAGTATATAAGCAGTAGGCCTCAAAGTTTGAGACAAAGGGAACAACATGTTGTGGGGGGAAGGCGAAGGTTCTACACAACATGTTGTAAAAGCTCAGTGAAACAGAATCAACTAGAGGCAGCTATATCCAAATGAAATGTCCGTACTGTGAAAACGAAACAACGAAGGTAAAAGACTCCAGAGAAACGGAGGGAAAGGTACGGCGCCGCAGAGAGTGCGCTGAGTGTGAAAGACGGTTTACAACCTATGAAACCGCGGAAAAACTTGACATCCAGGTCACGAAGAGAGACGGAGCCAAAGAGCCATTCAAGGAATCGAAGATCCGTGAAGGAATCCAGAGAGCAGTACAGAAAACAGCGATCACAGCCGAAGAAGTCGATGAAGCCGTAGAAAACGTAAAGAAACAGGTCATGGGCAAACAGGAACTTACTTCCGAAGAGATCGGCAACACGGTCAAAAAAGAGCTTCAGGAAATGGATGAGGTCGCTTACATCCGGTTCGCATCAGTATACGAATCCTTTGACGATGCCGAATCGTTCGAGGAAGAGATCAAGGAATTAAAAGAAAAGCAGGGCTAGAAATCATAACTTAACTTGTATTTCAAGGGAAACCTATCAATGGTAGAGACACAAACAACAGAGGAATCTGTCGAAACCGAAAACCAGTTTGAACTACCTGTCAAAAGGACAACGGGGGAAACAGTCGAAGAGCGTCTAACAGAGAACGCTTACGAGCGCATACTGCCGGCACGTTACCTTCTCAAGGATGAGGACGGTAACGTAGTCGAGACACCGGAGGAAATGTTCGAACGTGTTGCGAAAAACGTAGCACAGCCGGACAAAGAGTACGACGATGTCGACTTCGAGGATGCCTGGAAGGAGTTCTTCGAGCTAATGACTCACCAGAAGTTCATGCCGAACTCTCCTACGCTGATGAACGCAGGCGCACCGCTACAGCAGCTAAGTGCTTGTTTCGTTGTTCATCCACAGGACGATATGGACAGTATTTTCAACAAAGTCCATGATGCGGCAAAGATCTTCCAGTCCGGAGGAGGAATGGGATATCCTTTCCACCTAATGCGTCCGAAAGGAGATACAGTCTCCTCGACAGGAGGAATCGCAAGCGGACCCCTATCTTTCCAGCAAGTATTTGATACAATGTGTGGTACGATCAAGCAGGGAGGCAAACGCCGTGGCGCACAGATGGGAATCATGCGCGTCGACCATCCTGACGTACTAAGGTTCATTGTCTCAAAGCGGAAGGAAGGAAACCTATCGAACTTCAACATCTCCGTAGGTCTAACCGAGGAGTTCATGGAGGCAGTCAAAAACAACGATACTTACAAGCTGATCAACCCGCGAACCGATGAACCTTTCGAAGTACCTAAGGAGACAGCCCAGTTCTACAACTCGGATGAAGAATGGTACCCGCAGGCAGCAGGAAGTGATCAAGGCAAAGACGATAACTTCTGGAGAGACCACGCCTCCTCATTTGGAGAGGAGATCGATGAGTTCGACATTGATCTAACTCCTGGCGAGGAAATGGAGCTTCCAGCCCGTTTCATCTGGGAAACACTTATCGATGGCGCATGGAGAAACGGAGAGCCAGGTCTATTCATGTACGATGAGACCAACGACAAACACTCATTCGACGTCGAAAAACATCCAGAACACCGTATCGAGGCCACAAACCCTTGTGGAGAACAGCCGCTTGAAAACTACGAGGCATGTAACCTGGGCCACGTCAACCTAAGTCTAATGGTAGAGGACAAAGGCGACGGTGCGGCACTACAGTTCCACGACTGGAAACAGGACAACGGAGTAACGTATGAAACCGACGAAGAGCTTGACCAGGCAATGCGAAACTACATGCAGAAAGCATTGAAGATGGACGAGCTTGAACGCGTCGCGAAGGTCGGAACCCGCTTCCTAGACAACGTTGTTACCATGTCCGATTTCCCACTGGAAGAGATCGAAGAAAAGGTCTCGTCCCTACGTAAGGTCGGATTAGGACTGATGGGCTTCCACCAGATGCTGATCCAGCTAGGAGTACGTTACGGAAGCGAAGAATCCCAGGCAGCAGCCCGCGAGATCCAGAGACTTCTAACCAAGTTCTCAATTGAGGAAAGTCATCGACTCGCAGAAGTACGTGGAGAGTTCTCCGAATGGGAAAAATCCAAGTGGGCGAACCCGACAGAACACGCTGAATGGTTCAAGGCCTACACCGGCGGATACGACCCAGAAGAGTTCGAAGACGGACTGAAGCTGCGGAACCACAACACCGTCACGATCGCACCGACCGGAACCACATCCATGATCGGAAACACCTCCGGAGGATGTGAGCCAATCTACCAGCTAGCGTACTTCAAGAACGTCGCAAAGGACATCCAGGGAGAGGACATGCTCGTCGAGTTCGACGATTACTTCCTGAAAGCACTTGAAGCAAACGACGTAGACGTAGAAAAGGTCAAGGCAGAAGTCGAAGAACTGATGGAGAACAACGAATGGGACGGAGTACACTCGTTGCCTGACAGCGTTCTACCGCCAGCGATGAAGGAGGTCTTCATCACCTCCGACCGTGTAAAAGCCAAGGAACACGTCGACATTCAGGCAGCATTCCAGAAGTTCAACCACTCAGGAATCAGTAAGACCTGTAACTTCCCGCACGAAGCCACCAAGGAAGACGTCCGAGAAGCCTACATGCGAGCCTACGATAAAGGCATCAAAGGCATGACAGTCTACCGTGACGGAACAAGAGACGTCCAGGTCATGCAGACCAACAAGGAAAACACCTTGACAGACATGGACAAAGTCGACGCACTCGCAGAGATCGCCTCAGAGTACGAATCCAAACAGGAGCTACTTCAGAGCGAGGAGCTGAAAGAAGCACTGGGAGTAGAAGGCCAGGTCAAAGTCGTATCAGAAGACGAAGACCTTTCCACAGAAGTCACACAGGAAGGAGTGGAAGCCGACTCCGAAGGCAACGGAGGCCACACATCGATGAGCGACGATAAAGGGGTTCGGAAACGACCTAAATCCATCACCGGAACCACCCAAGAGATCGAGACTGCTTACGGAGACCTCTATGTCACAATCAACGAAGACGAACACGGACCGTTCGAAGTCTTCTCCCAGATCGGGAAAGCCGGAGGCTACACCCAAAGCTTTACCGAAGGACTCTCCCGAATGGTCTCACTCGCCCTACGTTCAGGTGCTGGCGCCGACCAAGTCATCAAACAGCTAGATGACATCAGAAGCCCGCAGATCGCATGGGACAGCGGCGAACAGATCCACTCCGTACCGGATGCGATCGCAGAAGCATTCAAACGACACCGGAACGGAGGGAACGCACCGCAGCAAACCGTCGACAACTACGACACCAGCTCCGAAAGCAAGACAGCAGGCAAAACTGAGACAGAGAAAACCGCAGATGCAGCAGACATCGTAGCAGAAGGAGGCAACCCGGAATGCCCTGAATGCGGAGGCATGCTCGAACTAAGCGAAGGATGCCAGAAATGCCCAAGCTGTGGATGGAGCAAGTGCTAAGGTCGCTGAGATGACAACAGACAACGGCGACTACGAGCTACACGACCTTCTGGAAATGAAGAAGGTGCCGGAAGTAAAGAGAGCTGAAGGCTCTCTTGAAACCTCTTCTTCCTCATCCAGGTCCTTACAACAGACCTTCGGCCCATCATACGGAGAGAGCAGTCCAGAAGTCTACAGTGAAGAACGAGAAACTGTCACCTTGGACGATCTACAGGAAACCAAACTTGATCAGTACGACTAAAGGGCTGTTTAGCCCCTTAATTCAGCATTTCTTCAATCTAGACGGTTAGAGGTGCTATTGTGAGCTATCATGGCTACTTACTGCGGAAATTCAAAATGCGGCTATAAAGGCACAGTTGATGCTGTGAAATGCCCTTGTTGTGGGTCTAGGAAGAAAATAGTCTTAGATTCAAGACCGATAAAATGCCCGAGTTGTGGGACTCAAAATATGCCTAACAGCACTTCATGCTCAAATTCGTCATGCTCCCAAACCTTCAACTGATTTCTGACCTAGTTCAGAATAACATTTGGCTGCTTCCGATAGCAGGACTGTCTTTAGAGATTGTTTTTCTTGCGTTCAAAGAATCTCTTAGATCTCCGCCTGACCATCCCTCGACTGCAGCAGAAGCAAGCGACAAGCTAGCAAGTCATGCATTGACAATACTAGGCCTAGTGTTCACAGGCACTACCTTTCTTCTTTCAAACAACAGCGATTATTCCAACGGCACAGCACTCCTTTTCTTTGTTTCCATGGGACTCATGTTTTTCTCGTTCCAGTTCAGAAATCTGACGAATCAGAAAAACCTTTACTATTTTATACAGGATAAGTCTGTCTCATGGGGCATAATATCGTTAATAATGGGTGTAACGCTTCTTGCTGTGGATAAGAATCTTTTGAAGGTTAGTTTTTGATGTGGGCTATTTTATCAGGAGTAGTACTGATCTATGTTGCCGAAGCATATATCCTCCAAGATGCCATAGAAGGAAATGAATAAAGAAAGAAAAAGAGTAGAAGGGTTTACTGTCCGTCTGTTACGTTCTGTCTTCCTGTTGTCCTGTTTGCGTCTCTGTTCTCAGTTCGGTTTCCGGATGTCTGGTTGCCTGATTCGGTCTGGTTGTCGTCGGCTTCCTGTTCTTCTGTCATGTTCCTTGGTCTTCTATCAGGTCGGTTCGGTCTGTTCTCGGAAATGTTCTCAGGTCTCTGAGAATCAGCTTGGTTGCCTCTCTGTCTGGCCTGTTCCATGTTCTGGAGTGCGTCTCTCATGTTTTCCAGTGCAGTCTCCATTCCTTCTCGGGCGTTCTCATTCGGTGCGTTATCGATACGCCCTTCCATTTCCGTGATCGTGTTCTGGAAGGAGTTCATCGCTGTCCAGATGCTTTCTGATTCGTTTTCTCCTGCTCTTTGCGCAATGTTTTCGAGCTGCTTTCCTGCCTTGGCTGCCGCAGTGTTGTTGTTATCCGCTGCCTTCTGTGCTTCTGCGGCTCTCTCCTTGGCGATCTCGCCTGCTTTAGCAAGTCCTATAGACACGGCGGCGTTGTCCATCGCGACCTCCAGTCCGTAGACCGGCGAACCCGGACCTACCATTCCGGGTCCTCTATCTAGTTGGTTTGACTGTGCTGTGACTGTTTGAACTCCGAGCAGCATTAACGCTGTCAGAACAATTGTGTGTTTTTTCATGGTACAAATCTTTGTTTTCTATTCAGGTTTTAACCAGTTGTCCGTCAAACCTGAGTTATGGACGAGCTGATTGAAAACCTGCTTGGGATTGATTCGATTAAAGCGGTCAAACGCCAGAGCGACGATGTTTTGAAAATAGAGCTTTTCAGCCGGGAGATCCCGAACTCGGAGCTGGTTGAGATCCGCGGCGATCTACGGACGGTTACGCCTACGGTTCGCTCGAAGCTGGAAAATGCCAGGGAGTCTGGAGAGATAAATGGCTGGAGCTGGATTGTCCGACCCGAGAAAAAGTATCAAAGCACCTCGCTAGGAAGAGATAAGGTTTCGGATCGGAAGGCTAAAGGCTACCGTCCCGGGCATTACAGAGTGAATGTCAAGTAAGGTCCGAAACAAATATTGGCAGGGAATGTAGAATGCTTGTGTATGCCTGATCCCGGAGAAATCGAAGACATGGAGTTTATGATTGACAGTGACCGTCTTAACCTGATACTTACAGTTCTTAAGGTCAAGAAAGGAACTGACTTGGAGCTTTTCTTCAAGGATAGAGATCAAATTGAAGGTTTTA
This genomic window contains:
- a CDS encoding TIGR00341 family protein, whose product is MRQLQVTVPEKETERVAEVLEGYSNDVSSKQVEKKDREFKEFSLTTEEDKVDSITEDLKSISSLKSGDLYIRILEQESLIEKGRETKGGSTDLSQQEIYSQAQEFSGFSRAEWGLTVISGLVAALGVTMDNTIVVIGAMMFAPLLSPLVAASISLTVGDVSLMKKSIRTSLLSAGVVLLASTVPGLFFEPSGLLGLFTEFTVLNVFLAFLVGAAASLTSATGRQDQVAGVAVAIALVPPLAAAGLSVANTAFSAALSAAAIAFANMLGILVAGTLTFKTLGLKPETYYKQVKAKKMNSLIPVAGAVLVLIAVLAWLI
- a CDS encoding PINc/VapC family ATPase, with the protein product MTDKIIPDTSVLVDGKLSDLAENGEVKSDVVIPELVVDEIESQANKGLEIGYKAIEEIEKLRKLGEEKGFKVEFTGRKPTTEEIRLAKNGRIDALIRDVAEEIDGTLYTGDRVQAKVAEAKGIKVRFFEKEHVEKFSLQNYFDDKTMSVHLKQDSLPKAKRGLPGQFQLETIGDKPLSRDEINKLIEETIEKAEISDEGLVEIQEEGATVVQIGKYRIAISRPPFSEKPEITAVRPVAKVSLEDYDLSEKLLTRLDEKAEGVLIAGAPGHGKSTFAQALAEHYEEAGKIVKTMEKPRDLDVGPDITQYTELDESMENTGDFLLLVRPDYTVYDEVRKTSDFEVYSDMRMAGVGMLGVVHAAAPVDAVQRLIGRVELGMIPQIVDTVVHIKNAGVAEVYKLELTVKVPDGMQEEDLARPVVLISRLEDDKPVYEIYTYGEETVVIPIGEHEKQSSAERLAKEQLEYKLDDLPGDPEVEFISDNHIKLIVEEGEISKIIGKNGERIHSLEDELGLDITVEPRTATLKDELSYDGVEERGNSVIISIGKKHAGEEVDVYDGSEFLFTATVGKKGEISLTKQSGMASQLLGAYESGKLNIKA
- the nrdR gene encoding transcriptional regulator NrdR; translation: MKCPYCENETTKVKDSRETEGKVRRRRECAECERRFTTYETAEKLDIQVTKRDGAKEPFKESKIREGIQRAVQKTAITAEEVDEAVENVKKQVMGKQELTSEEIGNTVKKELQEMDEVAYIRFASVYESFDDAESFEEEIKELKEKQG
- a CDS encoding adenosylcobalamin-dependent ribonucleoside-diphosphate reductase, producing MVETQTTEESVETENQFELPVKRTTGETVEERLTENAYERILPARYLLKDEDGNVVETPEEMFERVAKNVAQPDKEYDDVDFEDAWKEFFELMTHQKFMPNSPTLMNAGAPLQQLSACFVVHPQDDMDSIFNKVHDAAKIFQSGGGMGYPFHLMRPKGDTVSSTGGIASGPLSFQQVFDTMCGTIKQGGKRRGAQMGIMRVDHPDVLRFIVSKRKEGNLSNFNISVGLTEEFMEAVKNNDTYKLINPRTDEPFEVPKETAQFYNSDEEWYPQAAGSDQGKDDNFWRDHASSFGEEIDEFDIDLTPGEEMELPARFIWETLIDGAWRNGEPGLFMYDETNDKHSFDVEKHPEHRIEATNPCGEQPLENYEACNLGHVNLSLMVEDKGDGAALQFHDWKQDNGVTYETDEELDQAMRNYMQKALKMDELERVAKVGTRFLDNVVTMSDFPLEEIEEKVSSLRKVGLGLMGFHQMLIQLGVRYGSEESQAAAREIQRLLTKFSIEESHRLAEVRGEFSEWEKSKWANPTEHAEWFKAYTGGYDPEEFEDGLKLRNHNTVTIAPTGTTSMIGNTSGGCEPIYQLAYFKNVAKDIQGEDMLVEFDDYFLKALEANDVDVEKVKAEVEELMENNEWDGVHSLPDSVLPPAMKEVFITSDRVKAKEHVDIQAAFQKFNHSGISKTCNFPHEATKEDVREAYMRAYDKGIKGMTVYRDGTRDVQVMQTNKENTLTDMDKVDALAEIASEYESKQELLQSEELKEALGVEGQVKVVSEDEDLSTEVTQEGVEADSEGNGGHTSMSDDKGVRKRPKSITGTTQEIETAYGDLYVTINEDEHGPFEVFSQIGKAGGYTQSFTEGLSRMVSLALRSGAGADQVIKQLDDIRSPQIAWDSGEQIHSVPDAIAEAFKRHRNGGNAPQQTVDNYDTSSESKTAGKTETEKTADAADIVAEGGNPECPECGGMLELSEGCQKCPSCGWSKC